A stretch of Triticum aestivum cultivar Chinese Spring chromosome 1D, IWGSC CS RefSeq v2.1, whole genome shotgun sequence DNA encodes these proteins:
- the LOC123182006 gene encoding protein NRT1/ PTR FAMILY 3.1, which yields MVGRRDALLPLPPSARLYIRSSILPSHVGACEGQGHCRTLASGLALPARHSSRAQQAAARALISTCHSAAAMATTPPVGRDGDGGRKKRKQGGFKTMPFILVNEVCDRFATAGFGANLITYLTQQLHLPLVEASNTLTNFGGTSSLTPILGALAADSFAGRFWTIVAGSVFYQLGMLGLVVSALLPSLRPGPCSPPAAPCRRANGLQLAVLYVSLLFTSLGSGGIRPCVVAFGADQFDQQEEQEEEEHRGGGGGTEAVAGKKRQYFNLYFFTMGFAVLLALTVVVYIQENVGWGWGFGIPAIGMLVSIVVFVVGYPLYVRLKPGGSPFTRLAQVVAAAYKKRRAPLPEDPRMLYQDKELDALISTNGRLLHTNQLTFFDRAAIVTPGDMAGSGKLDLWRLSTVHRVEELKSIVRMLPIWSAGILLVTAGSHNNSFTIQQARTMDRHVTQHFQIPPATMSIFTTTAMLVTLGLYDRAFVPLARRFTGLPSGITYFQRMAVGLAISILSVATAALVEAKRRGAAAEHGLLDTPGAVVPMSVFWLVPQYAIHGVAEGFSSVGHMEFLYDQAPESMRSTAAALFWLSASLGSYMGTVLVTAVQSATRGGGEWLQDNINRGRLDAYYWLVTCLMVLNLGYYLVCFHFYTMKPLEVAEDDGDHEKECELSSVHKNGDGGAAGGLV from the exons ATGGTCGGCCGCCGCGATGCTTTGCTGCCCCTCCCTCCCTCGGCGCGCCTATATATACGTAGCTCCATCCTCCCATCACATGTAGGGGCATGTGAAGGCCAAGGCCACTGCCGCACACTCGCATCTGGCCTTGCTCTGCCCGCCCGCCATAGCTCCAGAGCTCAGCAAGCAGCAGCTCGAGCGCTGATCAGTACCTGCCACAGTGCCGCTGCCATGGCGACCACGCCGCCGGTGGGCAGGGACGGAGATGGCGGCCGGAAGAAGAGGAAGCAGGGCGGCTTCAAGACCATGCCCTTCATACTAG TGAACGAGGTGTGCGACAGGTTCGCCACGGCCGGCTTCGGCGCCAACCTCATCACGTACCTGACGCAGCAGCTGCACCTGCCGCTGGTGGAGGCGTCCAACACGCTCACCAACTTCGGCGGCACCTCCAGCCTCACGCCCATCCTCGGCGCGCTCGCCGCCGACTCCTTCGCCGGCCGCTTCTGGACCATCGTCGCCGGCTCCGTCTTCTACCAGCTCGGCATGCTCGGCCTCGTCGTCTCCGCGCTGCTCCCGTCCCTCCGCCCGGGGCCCTGCTCCCCTCCCGCGGCCCCGTGCCGCCGCGCCAACGGGCTGCAGCTCGCCGTGCTCTACGTCTCGCTGCTCTTCACGTCCCTCGGCTCCGGCGGCATCCGGCCGTGCGTCGTGGCATTCGGCGCCGACCAGTTCGACCagcaggaggagcaggaggaggaggagcaccgtgGCGGTGGTGGGGGCACGGAGGCGGTGGCTGGGAAGAAGCGGCAGTACTTCAACCTCTACTTCTTCACCATGGGGTTCGCCGTGCTGCTGGCGCTGACGGTGGTGGTGTACATCCAGGAGAACGTGGGGTGGGGTTGGGGGTTCGGGATCCCGGCCATCGGCATGCTCGTCTCCATCGTCGTGTTCGTGGTCGGCTACCCGCTCTACGTCCGGCTCAAGCCGGGGGGCAGCCCGTTCACGCGGCTGGCGCAGGTCGTCGCCGCGGCGTACAAGAAACGGCGCGCCCCGCTGCCGGAGGACCCCCGCATGCTGTACCAGGACAAGGAGCTGGACGCGCTCATCTCCACCAACGGCAGGCTCCTGCACACCAACCAGCTCAC GTTCTTCGACCGGGCGGCGATCGTGACGCCGGGGGACATGGCCGGCTCCGGCAAGCTGGACCTGTGGCGGCTGTCGACGGTGCACCGCGTGGAGGAGCTCAAGTCCATCGTCCGCATGCTGCCCATCTGGTCGGCCGGCATCCTGCTCGTCACCGCCGGCTCGCACAACAACAGCTTCACCATCCAGCAGGCGCGCACCATGGACCGCCACGTCACCCAGCACTTCCAGATCCCGCCGGCCACCATGTCCATCTTCACCACCACCGCCATGCTCGTCACCCTGGGCCTCTACGACCGCGCCTTCGTGCCCCTGGCGCGCCGCTTCACGGGCCTGCCGTCCGGGATCACCTACTTCCAGCGCATGGCCGTCGGGCTGGCCATCTCCATCCTCAGCGTCGCCACGGCGGCGCTCGTCGAGGCCAAGCGCCGGGGCGCCGCGGCCGAACACGGGCTGCTGGACACCCCGGGCGCCGTCGTGCCGATGAGCGTGTTCTGGCTGGTGCCGCAGTACGCCATCCACGGCGTGGCGGAGGGGTTCTCGTCGGTGGGGCACATGGAGTTCCTGTACGACCAGGCGCCGGAGAGCATGCgcagcaccgccgccgcgctcttctGGCTCTCGGCCTCCCTCGGCAGCTACATGGGCACGGTGCTGGTGACGGCGGTGCAGAGCGCcacgcggggcggcggcgagtggcTCCAGGACAACATCAACCGGGGCAGGCTGGACGCCTACTACTGGCTCGTCACCTGCCTCATGGTGCTCAACCTTGGCTACTACCTCGTCTGCTTCCACTTCTACACCATGAAGCCACTGGAGGTGGCGGAAGACGACGGCGACCACGAGAAGGAGTGCGAGCTGTCCTCCGTCCACAAAAatggcgacggcggcgccgccggcggGCTGGTATAA